TGATGTAATTATTGGAGGACCTCCCTGTCAGGCATATTCGGTTATCGGTCGGAGCAGAGATCCTGGCAAAATGAAGCATGACCAGCGAAATTATCTGTACATCCATTACCTAGAATTTATACGAAAATTCACACCCGAAATATTCCTGTTTGAGAACGTCCCGGGCATCATTAGTGCTCGAAATGGTGAAATATTCTCTGATCTGAAAAGACGAATTGATGATCTGGGTTACTTTATCGAATCCAGCCCTAGGATGCTGAATGCTCGACACTTTGGAGTTTTACAGAACAGATCCCGAATAATCTTCATCGGTTGGAAGAAGGAACATGATCTCCAGTATCCCGAATTTCCGAATATATCCAGTAAATACAAGGTTTTCGATATTCTGAACGATTTACCGGCACTCGAACCAGAAATGGGATCTGATGGTCCGCAGAACTACAGGGTCGGACGACCGTCAAAATATCTTCGTGAGTTCAGGATCAGAACAGATGAAAAATGTGTGCGAAATCACATCGCCAAAGCGACAAACGAACGCGATAGAGAAATATACAGGATTGCTATAAAGAAGTGGACTGATACTGGACGACGATTGAAATATTCTGAACTTCCGGAGAACCTGAAAACCCATAACAATCAGTCTTCATTCCTTGATAGATTTAAAGTGGTCGATGGCAATGGTCTTTCCCATTCAATTGTGGCTCATCTTGCCAAGGACGGACACTATTACATCCATCCCGCTCTTGAACAGGCCCGATCACTCACAGTAAGAGAGGCAGCAAGGATACAATCTTTTCCTGATAACTATATCTTTGAAGGCTCCAGAACATCTCAGTATGCACAGGTGGGCAATGCGGTTCCCCCTCTCATGGCGGAAGGCATTGCAGAGGGAATAATCCGGATGCTGAAAGCAATTTGAAATTTCAGGAAACGTGTAGGTCTGTAATCAGAACCATCCTTACGAATCAGTTGTATTATAATTCGTGGTTCTCAATATCATTGAAGTCAACCAAAAACTCTCCAGAGGATCCGGGCACAGGCAGGATATATGAGTCCCAGGAATGAGTGTTCATAGCGTTCGTAGCGGGGAACCAGCTTCTTGAATGCCTCGATCCAGCTAAAGAATCGTTCTATTGCTCCTCGTTTCCGATAGAGATCGCGGTCAAACCAGATCGGTCGTCCTCGCTTCGGATGGGTCCGACGTCGAGGATTTAGAGGGATGTTACTCCTGATGCCGCGTTTTCTCGTATAGTGACGGATCTCCTGGGAATCGTACGCCGCATCCGCGGAGATGACAGCCGGCTTCTCGGTGGTCCCGGGAATCTCGAATTGAGCCACCGTAGGCTCAAAGAGACGAGAATCATGGATGTTCGCCGGTGCAATCAGACAGGTGATGGGAAGTCCTTGCTGATCGACCGGGGCGCTCAGTTTGGTTCCCTTTACTTTCTTGTAGCCATCAAAGCCGATGTTTCCCCCTTTTTCGCGGGAATCGCCTTGGTATCGGTGATACCGTGGATGAGATCGAGCTTCTGGATATCATAGCCGGACTGCAGCAGGTCGAGGAAGATCGCCTGATACACGCCCTTCTCGCAGAGTTCG
This Methanomicrobiales archaeon DNA region includes the following protein-coding sequences:
- a CDS encoding DNA cytosine methyltransferase; the protein is MLDLFAGAGGLTEGFLRHNFDIIAHVEMDAYAARTLETRVLFHALNRIGHSEIYQDYYIGDISRDEFVNECQNLNIKHTSIINRKISAETEDQIIQNVQSEMRHHDAKKIDVIIGGPPCQAYSVIGRSRDPGKMKHDQRNYLYIHYLEFIRKFTPEIFLFENVPGIISARNGEIFSDLKRRIDDLGYFIESSPRMLNARHFGVLQNRSRIIFIGWKKEHDLQYPEFPNISSKYKVFDILNDLPALEPEMGSDGPQNYRVGRPSKYLREFRIRTDEKCVRNHIAKATNERDREIYRIAIKKWTDTGRRLKYSELPENLKTHNNQSSFLDRFKVVDGNGLSHSIVAHLAKDGHYYIHPALEQARSLTVREAARIQSFPDNYIFEGSRTSQYAQVGNAVPPLMAEGIAEGIIRMLKAI